The nucleotide sequence TTGAGCTCGAGTCACGACACTTCCCCGTTCGGTATAGTGACTAAATATGTTCTGGTACGCTTTGCACTTCAGTGGATTCCGCAGGATAAGGTCTGCAGATAGCACAGTAAGCAAATGTACGTATCGAACCTCGACAAAATCTTGCCCTCAAGACTCCCGGGTGTTGGGGGGCTGGTGGGAGTGATGGCATGGACAAGCGGCTCGACGGTTTGAGGATAAATTTAGGGGCGGCGATCGCGCTAGCTGCCTGCCTACCTCTGGTATCCATCTCTGCAAATGCCCAAGAAGCCCTAACGCAAGCTCGTGTCGATCGGATTGCCAATCAGGTCACGGTGGAATTGCAAGGGACTTCTCCTAGAGAGGCTCAAATTGACGACCAGTTGGTGGAGCGCGATCGCCTAGCCACAGGAGTCGCTTCGCAGGCACAACTCATTTTTAATGACGATTCATTGGTGCGGGTCGGTCAAAATTCGCTGTTTCAATTTCAAGCGGGCGGACGGCAATTTTTATTAGAAGAGGGCGTCGCGGCAGTTGTGACGCCGCCAGGGGCGGGAGGAGGGCGCTTGAGTACGCCTGCAGCAGTCGCTGCGGTGCAAGGCAGCTTTTTCCTAACGATTTCGCGCAATCGAGATGGCAGCACCATCGATGTGTTTTTTAACTTCAATGCCAGACCCCTCATCCTGCTCAACTTGGCCGGAGCAGAAATTGGCCGACTGCCTCCAGGACATGTGGCCCTAGTGATTGATGGAGAATTAGTCAGTTTGGCTCGATTCGATCCGCTCTTCGTGATTGACAATGCACCGCTCTTAGCCGATCTGTGCTCGGGTGCGTTTCCATCGTCGGCAGTAGAGCAGGAATGTCAGCAGGTGGTCTCGGTCAATGCGCCGGAGGACGCTAGAGAAGAATTTTTCCGATCGCTCGGTCCCGACCCCTTCGACAATCGAGAACAGTTAAACGAGTTCCTCTTCGAAACCAACAGCGTACCCTCTATTCCACCAATCATCGATCCTGGGCCAATCGATCCCGGACCTATCGATCCCGGACCTATCGATCCCGGACCTATCGATAACGGACCCATCGATAACGGACCCATCGATAACGGACCCATCGATAACGGGCCAATCGATAACGGGCAGTTAGATTCAGTGAATGGGCTTTCTGCACCATAAGTGGTCATTGCGGGTGCTCGTCTGCCAGCCTCGCTTGGAACTGTTCGGGATAGTCTTAACGATTTCTCACCTCCTCACACCTGCTCAATTCGTTCAATACCGTTTGCTCGTTCGAGGTGCGCTATGCCCCAGTTCAATCAGTTCGAGATGCACTCCAGTCAGCTCATCCGCTCCTGGGTGGTTGGACTGGGGTGGGGACTCGCCCTTACTGTGGGAATTCACCCCATCGCCTGGGCTCAATCGCCTCCAACAGCGATCGAGACTGAAGAGGAAGAAAGTGAGAATGGCGAGCGGGAGTCGGAAGCGATCGCGACGGGCGATCGCGGCCTGCAGCTGTTGCTAGAGGCATTGGAAGAAGAGCCCGATCTGGGACCAATCCCGCTGCAGCCCGTAGCCGAGGAACCGTCTGGACCGAGTCCGTTTCGATTGTTTGTGGATATGGAGGTGCGCGGCTCCACCAATGCTGCTTTCGAGCCAGACCCCGATGCCGATCTAGTATTCTTGCCTAGCGTCACGTTTGTCGCCTCGCCATCGATCGCGCAAAACGCACAGTTGATCGCCAGCCTCAGCGGCGGCAATGGCTTTTATGCCGATCGCAACGATCTGGAGTTTGGCTTTATCAGCGGCTCGATTGGAGTGAACTGGGATTTTGCACCCTTTGCGTTTACCCGCGTGGAGCTGATCGGCCAACAGTTTTTCTCGTTTGACAATGACGATTTTCGCAGCTTGACGGCACGATTTCAGATTGGCAGCTTTCGCTTCTTTTTCGATAACGACTTATTTATACGCTATTTCTACCAATTGGATGGCAGCCTGACCAGTGAGAACGATCTCGATCGCCTCGGCAATAGCATGAACGTATCGCTGTTGTATCCCTTGTCCAGCCGCCTGCAAGGACGCTTCAACTACCGGATACTGCTCAGTAGCTTCGAGGATGTCCCCCGCACCGATCTCAATAACCAAGTGCGAGGCGAGGTGAGATACGCCATCAATTCCGCCCTGACGGTGCGCGGGTTCGCGTCCTTTACCAACAACCTTTCCACCGACAACGATCGCGATTACGACGAGTTCTCCTACGGACTGGGCTTGACCACCAGTCTGCCAGTGGGGGGAAGGCGTTAAGGGGCTGGCATTTCAAGTTGCAAAGCCAAGCTGGCCCGAATGCTGTAGGTCAGCTCGGCCAGCAGAAGGATGACAGCGATTGGAATCGAAGGGAGCTAAACTGCGGCGATTGCCCTGGGCAACGCCTCCAGCACCCGATCCACATTCTCGCGGCTGCTGTTTGCGCCCATCAAACCAATTCGCCACACACGACCGGTCAAATCTCCCAAGCCATTGCCAATCTCGATATTGTCCTCATTCAACAGCTTGAGGAAAACAGCCTTGCCATCCACCCCGTCGGGAATGCGAACTGTTGTTAGGGTGGGCAGCCGATCCTGACGCTCGACATAACAATCCAAGCCAATCTCAGTCAAACCAGACCAGAGATATTCTGCCGTGTCTCGGTGGCGCTTCCAACGGGCTGCCAAGCCTTCATCGGCAATCAGGCGCAACCCTTCTCGCAGTGCGTAGGTCATGGAAATGGGGGCGGTGTGGTGGTAGGTGCGATCGTTGCCCCAATACTTGCTCACCAGCGACATATCCAAATACCAGTTGGCCACTTGGCTAGAGCGCCGATTCAACTTCTCGATCGCCCTGGGCCCCATCGTAAAGGGGGAAATACCGGGAGGGCAACTGAGGCATTTTTGGCTGCAACTATAGGCGAGATCGATGCCCCAATCGTCAATGTAAAGGGGCACGCCCCCCATGCTGGTGACGGTATCGACCAGTAACAGACAATCGAACTCGCGACACAGGTCCCCCACCCCGTCTAGCGACTGACAGGCCCCCGTAGAGGTTTCTGCATGCACCAGCGCCAAAATCGCCGGACGGTGTTGCTCCAGCCCCTGACGAATCTCGGCCAGCGTAAACGTTTCGCCCCAAGGGCGTTGGATGGTCTGCACCTCTGCCCCGTAGCGACCCGCCATATCCACCAAGCGCAGGCCGAAATAGCCGTTGACTCCTACCAACACCCGATCGCCCGGTTCGACTGAATTAGCCAAGGTGGCTTCCATCGCAGCACTGCCGGTGCCGCTAATCGGAATCGTCAATTGATTTTCGGTCTGCCAGACGTAGCGCAGCAGCGATTGAATTTCTGACATTCGAGCTAAAAACTCGGGATCTAGGTGACTGACCTGCCGGGTGGTCATGGCATTCAACACCGCCGGATCGGCATTCGACGGCCCCGGCCCCAACAGCAGCCGCTCGGGCATTTTGAGGGGATCGAGAGAGAGCTGGTGGCGGTTGTTGATGGCGAGGGTGGCTGTCATTTCAATCAGCAGAAATACGGCAGGTTGAGGTGTTTGGAGGGGTAGGCTGCTCCAGACAAACCCAGGCTGAATTATCCCACATTCATGTCGGCAATGCTGGGTTTTGTAATATTCAATACACACTGAACCGCGAGAGCCTGTATCGAACCTGAGTTCGATGGCTCTACATTGCGAGAAAGTCCTGTCCTTTGCCCCTGCTACTGGCATGGGTGCCGCTGGCGAATTCAATCAATCGTAATTATTGTGGGTTCAAATGTCAGAGTTGGCCGGAAAACATTGGGGGGCAAAGTCGGGCTTGAGCTCCAAACGAATGCGGGCACCTGTGGGAATGGGCTGAAGTTCGTCCAGTTGGCGTACGTGCATCTCGCGACCGGACGGCAGTTGCAAGCAGTAAATCGCTTCGTGTCCCAGAAACTGACGCCCGCGTACGTAGACCTCGCTGGCCTCATCCGGCACTAGGCTGCAGTCCTCCTGCCGCACCATCACTTCAACCCGATCCTCAGGGCGATCTGAAGCCTCGTTCTCGCCCAACAGTCCAATCTCGGTTTGCCAGCCCCCATCCGTTCGACTGGCTGTGAGGAAATTGGCTTGGGTCACAAACTCTGCCACAAAGCGAGTGCGGGGAGCGCGATAAATAGTCTCGGGGCGATCGCATTGTTCTAGCCGACCTTTATGCAACACCGCTACGCGATCGGAAATGGAGAGAGCCTCCTCCTGATCGTGGGTGACAAAGACCCCAGCAATATTGGCCCGAGACAAAATCTCGCGCACTTGCAGTCTCAGGCGATAGCGAATACCGGCATCTAGATTGCTAAAGGGTTCATCTAACAAAATAAGTTGCGGTTGTGGGGCCAAGGCTCGCGCCAGAGCCACCCGCTGCTGCTGTCCCCCCGATAGCTCGGCTGGATATCGGTCTTGAAAATCTTGCAACCCCACTAGCGCGATCGCCTCTTTCACCTGCTGCCGAGCGACCTCTTTTGAGAGCGATTTGGCCGCAGCAGATTTTTTCAGGCCAAACGCGACATTTTCCTTCAGGGTTAGATGGGGAAAGAGGGCGTAGTCTTGAAACACCACCCCCACCTGTCGCTGCTCGGGGGGAACCCAATCGTGGGGACTGGCCACAACGCGATCGCGAATCAAAATCTGTCCCCGATTGGGCCGTTCAAAACCAGCAATTAATCGCAACAATGTAGTCTTGCCACTGCCAGAGATACCCAGCAAGCCCAACAACTCGCCTTCTTCTAGCTGTAACGAAAGATCCTGTAAAACATCCCGACCTCGGAAATAGTGCTTCCAAATGCCGTCAATGATAAGAACTGGTGCCATGCAGTGGAATTGGACTCGACCGAGCGAGCTGTTAAGAATACTCAATCCATTCTCAAGCATACCCACACTAATTGCAAACAAATACCAATAACTCTGGCAGGTAGGGAGCCCGATCTAACGTCAGTTCGACGGCGATTGCAGCCGAGAAAAATGGCCGATATCTGGGTGAGTAACCTGAGCTGGAGTAAAGTGATGACCATCGCCATTGCCTTCCATGCGGGCGAGATGGGGGTGACTGAAAGAGACTGGGGTGCTAGTGCCAAGGAGAGTTGGGATTGAGCGTCTGCCCACAAGTGCTAGGAGAGGGAAAGCCCGTTCGCCCGCAGGCGATCGCCATTCTTGGAGCGGGAGCTTGGGGCACGACCTTGGCCGGACTCGCTCGCTCTAACGGGGCTGATGTGCGCTTGTGGTCGCGGCGGGGGGAGCGATCCCTAGCTGAGGTGGCGGGCGAGGCTGGGATTGTCCTATCGGCGATCTCCATGCAGGGAGTTTCCAGCGTTATCGAACAGCTACAGCAGGGGCAGCTTGCCCCCGACTGCATTCTGGTCAGTGCCACCAAAGGGCTGGATGCAGCAACGTTGCAGACGCCCTCGCAACTCTGGCAGCAAGCATTTCCCGAACATCCCGCCGTCGTATTGTCGGGGCCGAATTTATCGCAAGAAATCGATCGCGGTTTACCTGCAGCTACCGTAGTGGCGAGCGATTCCGAATTGGCGGCAGCTACCGTACAGGTGGCCTTGGCCTCCGATCGCTTTCGGATTTACACCAATACCGATCCGATTGGCACCGAACTGGGGGGCAGCCTCAAAAATATTATGGCGATCGCCGTCGGTGTCTGCGACGGTCTGGACTTAGGGGCCAATGCCAAAGCAGCTCTGGTTACCCGAGGGTTGGCCGAAATGCTGCGCATTGGCCTGCATTTTGGCGCTCGGGCAGAAACCTTTAGCGGTTTGTCGGGGTTAGGGGATTTACTGGCCACTTGCAGCGGGCTGCTCAGTCGCAATTATCAGGTGGGATATTACTTGGCCGAGGGGCGATCGCTGGCAGAGGCTCTCGATCTCGTAGCAGGGACTGCGGAGGGGGTCAACACGACCCCGGTAATGCTGGAAATTGCCCATCGCGAGGGCATTCCCGTTCCGATTGTCCGTCAAGTCAACCGACTGCTGCAGGGGCTCGATACTCCAGTTGCAGCAGTCGAAGCACTGATGGACCGAGAACTAACATCGGAAGTCTCTAGCTGAGCCGATCGGCTGCCTGTCGATCGACCCGCAAGCTGACTCGCACTATCGCGTCCTGGCGATCGCCTAACAACATCAGTTCGACAAGTGTCTGGCCCCCATCCCCTAGCCCCTTCCACCAACTCTGATGCTGCTGGCGAAATTCATATTCCGAAACATTGGCCATTTGTCTAGATGCCTGTGGCCCCCTTCCCCTAACCCCTACCCCCAACTTTGGGGGCAGGGGAACAAGGCCCCGTAAGGATTTTCGGCTGTTTCTCCCCTCTCCCAAACTTACGGCTGACGCCACGCTTCGCGAGGGGAGAGGGGCCGGGGGTGAGGGCCATGCAGAGTCATCGAACTCAGACCTAACAGCAGCCAGCGGCTAGCGGATCGAAGCCAGCGGGGAATTTGGTGTAGGAGTCGTAGGTTGCACCGGCTAGGCTAGCGCCATCGAGCTTCGCTTCCATGAACTTAGCCCCAGAGGTCAAGTCCGCCCGCTCTAGGTTGGCCCCGCTTAAATCAGCCCGTTCAAAACTGGATCGGCGCAGGCTAGAGCCTCGCAGATCGGCATTCTGGAGGGTGGTTTCAATCATATTGGCCCGCCGCAGATCGGCACCGCGCAGGTCAGCTTCAGTCAAATCGGAGCCGCGCAGGTTCACAAACCACAGCTTGGCCTTATACAGACTGGCTCCACGCAAGTTGGAGTTGCGAAAGTCTCGTTCGCCTGAGGCATATTGTTCGAGCAATTCTTCAACGCTGCTAACCGCGGCCATTCGGACCCTCCCAAAAGGCATTTAATATATTGTCAGAGACCGGCTGGATAAGGCCCAGCACTGCTCTTTATTAAATCACCAAGCGGTCCCTTCTCCAGTTCTGGGGCTGACGAGGAGATGGGATTTGTTCGATCGGGCTAATCAGCCCCTTTCGAGGCTCGATCCCGCCACTGTTGCATTAACTGCACCCCTCGCGACGTGCCCAATCTCGTGGCCCCAGCTTCAATCAATGCGATCGCCCCCTCCACCGTCTTAATGCCCCCCGACGCCTTAATGCCCACCTGCCCCCCCGTCACCTCCTGCAACAGAGCTACATCTGCCAGCGTGGCTCCGCCGCGCCAGCCCGTCGATGTTTTTAAATAGGCCACCCCAGCATCCGCACACAACTCCGCTGCCAAGCGCTTTTCCGCCTCCGTCAGCACGGTCATTTCCAAAATGGCTTTAACGGTCAGCCCCGTCTCCTCGACAATGCGAGCGATTTCAGCGTGAACGCGATCGCTCTTGCCCGCTTTGAGCCAGCCCAAGTTCAGAACCACATCCAATTCCTGCGCCCCGGCCTCTTTAGCCTCTAGAGCTTCGTAGAGTTTAACGGCGGTGGTGGAAGCCCCCAATGGAAAACTAATCACAGTGGAGACTTTAGGTCGACAGTTGTGCAGGAGTTCGACGGCTCGCGAGACGTGGCAGGGCAGAATGCAGACGCTGGCAAAGCCAAATCGGTCCGCCTGTCGGCAGAGGTCGTCGATGCGTTCGGGGGGGGCGATCGGATCGAGCAAAGAGTGATCGATGTAGGGGGCGAGATCGATCTCGGAGGGGCGATCGGGCACGGCAGTTAGGGAGCGCAGATACACCGATTACTGTAACGAAGATCGACCGGAGTATTGGGATAGAGCAATTTTCAGGTGGACAACGTACGCTCTAATTTTCAAACCTAGAATCTCCAATTTCCTTCGGTACAGAAGGTATACCACCAACCTGGAAAATGCTCTAAGTGACAGTTCTGGCAGGATCTCCACTAAGGTTCTAGGCGCATTCCTGCAGCGACGGGATCGAACCCTGCGGGAAACTGAGTGAATGCGTTGTAAACTGCCCCTTGCAGCGAGACCTGTAAAGTGGGAGCGCGTTCCAGAGATGTTTGCAGTTGCCAGCCGCCCACATCGTTAGACGCCACGATCGCCCTCGGGCGAGAGGGCGCGATCTCCGATACAACCTCCGAAGAGTCTTCGGCAAACACCAACGCCTGCGATAAATTCGCTCCGCGCAAATCAGCTCCCGCCAACTGGGTACCCCGCAGATCGGCCGCAAACAAGTTTGCCCTCCGCAAGTTGGCAGCCTGTAGATTGGTGCCGCGCAAATTGACCAACCGCAAATCGGCATCCCTCAGATCGGCCCCTTCTAGATCGCTGCCCTCCAAACTGGCTGGAAGCGGGCCGCCTCCATAAAACTTGGCTCCGCGCAGATCGGCACCGGTTAACTTGACGTAACTCAAATCGGCCCCCTGAAAGTTGGCTTGCTGGAGCTGACAGGTCTGGCACTGGCCGGTAACCTGCAATTGACGGATGGCATCGAACTCTCCAGCACGAACGGCTGCCCCTGTCGCGATCGCCGCGATTGCGATCGCTGCACCCCAGTCATACCGCAATGGCACAAACACATTACCCCCTGCTGCAAACGCAGAATCATCTGGGTGACCCCGCAGGATTCAGATCGGCAGAGTCCGAGTCTGAAACCACGTATATAGTGGATTGGCTACCCTTCAATCTCGATTGTACTCAATATGTAGTGTAAAATCTCGATTGTACTCAATATGTAGTGTAAATGTAGTGCGATTGTTACCTGTGTTGCGGATTGGCTAACCGCTTCTCGGCCATCTGCAATTTGTGCAGGCGTTGGTAGAGCCCTAAATTCGAGCGCATCAGTTCCTGGTGGGTACCCCGTTCCACAATCCTCCCCCCTTCCATCACCACAATGATGTCGGCTTCGCGGATGGTAGAGAGGCGATGGGCAATGACGATGACGGTGCAAGTGCCTAGCAAATTGCGCAATGCCTGCTGAATCAGGTGCTCCGATTCCGAATCGAGATTGGAGGTGGCTTCATCCAAAATTAGCACCGCCGGTCGCATCAAAATGGCGCGAGCAATGCCTAACCGCTGCCGCTGTCCTCCCGACAGACGCACTCCCCGTTCACCCACATTGGTGTGATAGCCCCGAGGCAATTCCACAATGAAGTCGTGGGCGCGGGCCAATTTAGCGGCTGCGACCGCTTGTTCTGGGGAGAACTTGGGGCGACCGTAGAGGAGATTGTGCATGACTGTCCCGTTGAATACCTCCACTTCCTGCGGCACCATGGCCAAGCGCGATCGATAGAGCTGCAAATGGAACTGCCGAATATCTTTTCCATCCCATAGAATCCTTCCTCGGGTAGGGTCTGCAAATCGATAGAGCAGCTTGGTCAAGGTGGATTTGCCCGAGCCCGACGGCCCCACTAAAGCCACAGTGGCATAGGGGGGAACGTCGAGGGAGAGATCGATCAAGGTGGGGGGAAGCTCGGGTCGGTAGCGAAAGTAGATGTGATGGAGGGAGAGGCGTCCGGGAGTTCTAGGGAGGCGAGTTTGGCTGCGGTTGGAGGGTTCTTTGAGGGGTAAGTGGAGAAATTCGTGCAACCAGACGATTGCGCTCACGCTAGTGGTTAAGAGTTCTGTCGGTTCTTGCAGGCGACTCACATCTGCCCGCACAATTTGGGCAATGGTAATGGCAGTAATCATGCCTCCCACAGAAATCTCGTTTTGGATCGCCAGATAGGCACTCAGGCCGACGATCGCACTCAAGGATAAATTGAGAAACATCCACATGACGGTTTCAGTGGCAAACAGTCGCACGAATGTTTTGCGAGCCATAAAGCGCTCGTAGCGATCGAGCCAGTGTTGTCCCCGCTTGTATTCCCGCACCTCTTGAGTAAATGCTTTCACAGTTTTGATATTCAGCACCACCTCGGCCAGACGGCTCATACTGCGGTCGAGCAAGCGTTCGCTAAACGCCACATAAGGCTGTAAAAAGGTAAATAGCTTGAAGATGATAGTGGCACACAGCGCGATCGATAAGGTGAAAACCCAGCCCAATCGCACGTCGATAATAAAGAACATGGCGATCGCAATAGTGAGGGTGGAGACCACTAAAATGCCACTTTGCACCAGGCTGATGTAGAGCAATTGCAGTTTAGAAATTGCCCGCTCCAAGCGCGAGACCAACAAGCCACTGTTATGGCTTTCGAAATAGCTCAGGGGGAGGGTTAGCACCTTGCGATAGGCGGCTTGGTTCAGTTGCGAAACCATATGCAAGGCCACCATTCGCTTGGGTAAGTGGGAAAACAGATCCTCAAACGGCGAGATTAAATTGAGACTAAAAAATAGCAGGCAGACCGTGGCGATCGCCAGATGTCGGGGCTCCCATCCCTCCAGGAGGGGAGATAGGAGCTGAATGCCGGGTTCTAAATATCCTGGAATGGGCTCGGACTGCGCGAGCAGGTTGGCAAACAGACCTAATAGATAGGGTCTGAGCAAATTGATGAACGCGAATAACAAGCCCCCCAATGAAATGGCAATGGTTGCCAGCGTATAGGGAGCAAAGAAGGACAGCACGCGTTGGATGGAGTTCATGCTGTGGCTCGATCGACATTGTGGAGAGGGCAAGCTGCTGCCGATTGGCTGGCTCCACAACTTATCGAGACAGCAGCAGAGATTTAAGTCTGAACGTCAACCCGGTCTAGTCATACCATTCTTATCTGACTTTACGCTCAATCCTCTAAAATTCACACTGTCTGGATTGCTGAGACGAGATTTCAAGCAGTCTAGGGGTGAAGGATCGAGCACAGCCTCAGCTCGGTTGGGTCTCGACCCATCGAAGCGGCGATCGCCTTGTCAGTCCTCGTTTGTCGGTGCGGGCAGACTCACGGCAGGAGTCGAAAGGGCTTGGCGATTGACGCTAGAGAGCTCTGTTTGCAGTCGTTTCAGCTTGCGCAGCGCTCGTCGCTCGATTTGCCGAACCCGCTCTCGCGATAGACCGATATGCTCGCCAATCTCGCGCAGGGTCAGCCCGTTACTGCCATCTAAGCCGTAGCGAGCCACAATCACCTCCCGCTCGCGCTCGCCCAGATGCTCCACTAGCATGTGAACTTCCTCGCGATGGGCCACCTGGTTCAGGTAGTCCACCGGATCGCTATCTTCATCTTGAATGAAATGCTGCAATTCGGTCCCATCTTCATCTCCTACGACCAAATTGAGCGATCGCATTTCGGACATGTGGCGAGTGATCAGATCGCGATAGTTATCGCCAATTTCGAGGGAGTCGAAGACATCGTTAACGGGGGGACGGATGCCGGATGTGGCAGAGAGTTCCCGGTACTTGCGCTTGACTTTCGAGACTTTCTCGTACATGTGAGCGGGCAGGCGGATCATGCGCCCTTTATTCTGAATGCCGCGATTGACGCTCTGGCGAATCCACCAAGTGGCATAGGTGGAAAACTTATAGCCGCGAGTGGGGTCAAATTTCTCCACTGCCCGCGTCAGACCAATCGTGCCTTCCTGGATCAGATCGAGGAAAGGGAGGCCGCGATTGCGATACCGCTTAGCGATGGACACCACCAAACGCAGGTTACATTCCACCATGCGCCGTTTGGCAATCTTGCCCTCTTCCAACTGCCGTTGCAGATCGGCCAACTCCAGATTCATATCAATGGCCCACTGCTCGTGAGTCGCACCGGGTTTGCGCTGCTCTTCTAGCGCGATCGCCCGCTGGACTTGATGGGCCAATAGCAGCTCTTCATCGGGAGCCAATAGTCTATAGCGACCAATGGTTTTGAGGAAGCGGCCTACAGCATCTTGGTGTTGGACTGTGCTTTCCATAAGACTGCTCTAAGTGGGTATGGCACCTTATTAATAACAATCTTTGTTTATTTCGTAAAGCCTTTTCTAAGCTTTTTGCTAGTACTTTTTCAGAATTTTGTGTAATAAAAGTTAAGATCCGCAGTTGAGGTCACCTACTACAGGTAGTGTCTACCATCGAAAAACAACGATCTACACCCCTGTATAGAGGTTCTGGAGAACCTTCGCAACATTCTGGAAAACTCATGCTGAGCATGGTTTACAGCGAAACTTAAGAATCTAAAATCTTTGTAAAATCGTCCCAAAGACAACTTCTTTAGCCGGAGGGGGACCCTCCGATCGAGCTTCGCAACAAAACTTTCTCCCCGGTTTGGGGAGAAAAAGTGCAGATGAGCGATCGCATCGCTGGCGATCGCTCTTAGGAGGCGTCTCTCACCCCAGGAGGCACTAGGCGCAGTGGCTCCAGACGGCGGCGAGGCGCTGGGGCCGGTGTTGTCTGAGTCCCAATGCTGCGATCGGCGGCTGGGGTCGGTTCTGGCATTGGCGTTGGAGTGGGTCTGGGTGTCGGGGTTGGCGTCGGTCTGGAGGTTGGCGTTGGAGTGGGTCTGGGTGTCGGGGTTGGAGTGGGCCTGGGGGTTGGCGTTGGCGTCGGCGCTGCTTTAGGGGTTGGCGAGGGTTCGGGTGGTGTCACTGCTTGCCGATCGCCTTGAAAGCGCTCGATCCAACTGCTAATCCTTTTGGATAAGGGTGTAACTTCAGGCTCGGCGATCGGTGGGGCTACGGATTCAGCTTCGGGGGTAGGGGTGGAGATTGGTGTTGGCGTTGATGGGGGAGTTGGCGGGACGGTAGGAGTTGTTTTGGGGGTCGAGGTCGGTGTGGGCGTCGGCTTGGGCGTCGGCGTCGGGGTTGGCCTGGGGGTCGGCGTGGGAGTCGGCGTGGGAGTCGGGGTCGGCGTGGGAGTCGGCGTCGGAGTCGGCGTAGGAGTCGGTGTCGGTGTCGGTGTGGGAGTCGGTGTGGGAGTCGGCGTCGGTTCGGGAACGGCACCGACAATGGCTAGGGCATCTGTGGCTTTTAGATCTCCCCGCACCAGACGGGAGAGGGTATCTGAGCCCCCTGGCTGGTAAGTGACAATACGGGCTGCGCTGTTGAACAGATTGCGGATAGACTGCCCTCGGCCATCCACCAGCTCGACCACCACGACATTTTGACCGGGCTTAAGTCCTTCGAGGTAAATCGGCTCCCATTCAGCCAATATCGCGCTGGCATCGTTGAGGGTGTAGCGGACGCGCCAGTCTTTCGGTGCATTGGGCAGGAGTGATTCGCGAATAGGGGCATTGGCCAGCCAAAAATCCAACAGGATCGGTTCAGCTCCGTAGGCTTTGACGGGACGACTGTAGGTTAAGACTGGCAAATCTGGCTGGGGAGCATATTCGGGGGTTTTGGCCAAGACGTGAAAGGTGACTTGGGCGTAGGCATCGGAGTTTTTAAAACTTTCGTGCCAGGGACGAGAGGCAAACACCCGCAGAGTATGGGTGCCCGGCGCCAAATTCTCCAGCACCAGAGGCTTATCGGCATCGTAATGGGCGATGTAGGGATCGTTATCGAGGATGACGTGCAGGTGAGGGCCTAGGCCCAATTCTTCATCTTTGAATAGCGGATAGCCTTCGACCTCAAACCGCACGGACAGCGACGAGCGAGTCAGCACTTCATCCGGTCGGGGACTGAGAATACTGACGTGAGGGGTATAGCGCTCCAGATAGCGATCGAGCTTGGCAATTTCGGGGGGTGTGGGAACAACGGCGATCGCCTTTCCTCTCGACCCCGAAGCGAGGTCTGGTTGCGAGGGTTGCGAGCAGCCAGTCAAGGCGATCGCCACAAT is from Synechococcus sp. PCC 7336 and encodes:
- a CDS encoding ABC transporter ATP-binding protein; protein product: MNSIQRVLSFFAPYTLATIAISLGGLLFAFINLLRPYLLGLFANLLAQSEPIPGYLEPGIQLLSPLLEGWEPRHLAIATVCLLFFSLNLISPFEDLFSHLPKRMVALHMVSQLNQAAYRKVLTLPLSYFESHNSGLLVSRLERAISKLQLLYISLVQSGILVVSTLTIAIAMFFIIDVRLGWVFTLSIALCATIIFKLFTFLQPYVAFSERLLDRSMSRLAEVVLNIKTVKAFTQEVREYKRGQHWLDRYERFMARKTFVRLFATETVMWMFLNLSLSAIVGLSAYLAIQNEISVGGMITAITIAQIVRADVSRLQEPTELLTTSVSAIVWLHEFLHLPLKEPSNRSQTRLPRTPGRLSLHHIYFRYRPELPPTLIDLSLDVPPYATVALVGPSGSGKSTLTKLLYRFADPTRGRILWDGKDIRQFHLQLYRSRLAMVPQEVEVFNGTVMHNLLYGRPKFSPEQAVAAAKLARAHDFIVELPRGYHTNVGERGVRLSGGQRQRLGIARAILMRPAVLILDEATSNLDSESEHLIQQALRNLLGTCTVIVIAHRLSTIREADIIVVMEGGRIVERGTHQELMRSNLGLYQRLHKLQMAEKRLANPQHR
- a CDS encoding sigma-70 family RNA polymerase sigma factor; the protein is MESTVQHQDAVGRFLKTIGRYRLLAPDEELLLAHQVQRAIALEEQRKPGATHEQWAIDMNLELADLQRQLEEGKIAKRRMVECNLRLVVSIAKRYRNRGLPFLDLIQEGTIGLTRAVEKFDPTRGYKFSTYATWWIRQSVNRGIQNKGRMIRLPAHMYEKVSKVKRKYRELSATSGIRPPVNDVFDSLEIGDNYRDLITRHMSEMRSLNLVVGDEDGTELQHFIQDEDSDPVDYLNQVAHREEVHMLVEHLGEREREVIVARYGLDGSNGLTLREIGEHIGLSRERVRQIERRALRKLKRLQTELSSVNRQALSTPAVSLPAPTNED